The genomic interval AAGTCTTTGGCAGCCGGTGTCATAATGACCCGCACTTCTGCTCCAGCTTTGATGAATTCGCGCACAATGTGCGCCGATTTATACGCGGCGATACTGGCGGTCACCCCGAGCAATACCTTTTTGCCGCGCAACATGGTCTTAGGCGTTTCCTTCTTCCTCTTCCGGCATGCGGTAGTGGATCTTATCTTCCAACCACTCTTGAATTGCAATCAAGGTTGGTTTAGGAAGGCGCTCGTAAAAGCGACTGACCTCAATCTGCTCTTTGTTCTCGAATACTTCGTCCAAACTGTCGGTGTGCGTAGCGAATTCGCTGAGCTTCGCCAACAATTCCTCCTTGATCTCTGAGTTGATCTGATTGGCGCGCTTGGCCAAGATGGAGATGGATTCGTAAATGTTATCCGTTCCCTTGGTCATGGCGACCGGGTTCCGGGTTTCTGTACTCTTAGAAGCTTCTGTCTTCTTGTAATTCATTAGAGCTGCTCTTGATTTCTAAATTCTTCTAGATCGCTATTGATCTTGTCGTTTAATTTGTCCGCGTCTTTTCTCCAATCGCTCTCCGGGAACCAACGAACAAAGTTCTGGTAGGCCCGAGTCGCATTTTCATACCGCTCTTCTTTTTTGTAATCGACTGAATTAGCGGCCAATAAGTAGTTAGCGCGAATCTGCAAATATAAGGCCTCTTCGCGATATTCTGTATCCGGGTAATCGTTCAGCGTGTTATCCAAGGCGAAAATGGCAGACTTGTAATCCCCAATCTTCAAATACTGCTTCCCGATTTCGAAACTTTTCTGCTCTAGTTTGTCGCGCAACTTGTCAATGTAAATCGTTGCTGTATCTACCCTAGCGCTGCCCGGATGGGTGTTGATGAAGAGCTGAAGTTCGTTGATGGCCTTGTTGGTACTGCTTTGATCCAAGCTGTATCTCGGCGAATCGAGATAGTAGCAATAGGCTGCTAAATATGCGCACTCTTCTGCCTTCTCACTTTGCGGGAAAGTGGTTGAGAAGTTTTTAAAGTGGTAAGCGGCAAGGATATAATCTTCCATACCATAGTGCGTCATGGCGTAGTAGTAATACACCTCTTGACTCTTTGCTGTTCCCCGATAAAGATTCAGAAGCTCCTCAAAGAGTGGATACGCCCGGATGTAATCCTGGCGATCGTAGTATTTCTTGGCTACCTCCAGCTTATAGTTCAAATCTGGACTCTTCAGAGCTTTATTGTACTCGGAACAGCCGGTGAACAAAAGGAAAGTAATCAGGACAAAAGAGAATAAACGCAATACGCCTTTTAGCATGGTGCAAAAGTACAAAAATGTAATGTGAAAAAGGGCTTAGAAGAAGGCTCCAACACGAATCACCCATGGTGATCCGTAGAATCCATCCTGGCTTTGATAGCTCAAGTTGTACAGTGCAGTTATCATAATGGGACCTTGACGGAGTCCACCTCCGACGAAGAAATTGTCAAACCATTGACGCTGAAAGCTCTGGTCGATGGGGTTGTATAACTCTCCATTGAGGAATTCGTACTCGGCCCAAGCGAAAATCTGAGGCGTGATGTTGAAGGTTCCAAACGTTCTTCCACCGTAGTACGAATTGGTAAAATCCGGCGTATAGCGCGTGTCTTTGTAGTACAGGTACGTTCCACCGACGCCGAGCATCAATCGTTCTGTAGCTTGATAACCAACCAAGGGAGATACTTCAATGGAGGTGACCGTTCCAAAGGTCAATCCCAAGTTTCCGCCAAAGCGTAATTTATCGACAAATCGCTGTCCACTTTGACCTTGTTGCTGGCTAAATCCTTGGATTCCGGCCGCTAAGGCCAAGAGTAAAAAAAGCTTCTTCATATCACATAATCAACTCCATAAAAGTAGAAAAAGTGTCTGAAACCAGCGGTTTACTCCTCTAAATCACCTTCGTGCCCGATCAAGTACATTTTTTCGAGCAACTCTGATGGATCGGGAATTTGGGTCCAGGACTCTTCTTCCGGATCATCCGATCGGAATTTGGTGATGTCGAACTCCTCTTCGAATCGATAGATGCGCCATTTCCCGTGGTGATACTCGAGGGCTGAAAGATTCTCGATCCAGTCTCCCGAATTTAAGTAGGTGACTCTTCGGTTTTTCTTTTTCACCACTTTCATTTGGGGCTGGTGAATATGACCGCATATGACATAGTCATAGTTCTGATCCATGGCAAGCTCGGCTGCAGTCTCCTCAAAATCGGAGATATATGAAACCGCGCGCTTTACCGAGTTCTTAATTTTCTTCGACAATGACATGCGCTCTCGCCCCAAGACCTCTAACACATAGTTCACCAAGCGGTTGATCAAGATGAGCAGGTCGTACCCCCATCCCCCCATCTTAGCGAGCCACTTGGCCTGTTGGATACTCGCGTCAAAGATATCCCCATGAAAAATCCAGGCTTTTTGATACCCTATAGGTAGGATCATTTTGTCTCGGAGGTGGAAGTTGCCCAAGTCAAAGTCGGAGAACTTGCGCAGCATTTCATCGTGGTTTCCGGTAATGTAATAAACCGGCACCCCTTTTGCGGCCATACCAATGATCTGTTTGGCAACGTTCATGTGGCTTTTTGGCCAATAGCGCTTTCTGAATTGCCATATATCAATGATGTCCCCGTTGAGGATGAGTTTCCCCGGTCGAATGGACTTTAAGTAGTGCGAAAGTTCCTTGGCATGACAACCGTAGGTTCCCAGGTGGACGTCTGATATGATGACTACATCTACCTTACGGCGCTTCACAAGTCGATGATTGACGGTGCAACATATTCTCCTGTTTTACCAAAAGAACAGACCAGCCGTTAATCACCCGTTAAGAGCGCTTTATGCTTTCGTTTCATTTGAGGCCGGCCTCAGCCATAGCCGCGTCAATTTTACGCTTTAAGGATGTCGTGGCTGGCATTAAAGGAGGTCGAACATGAGGATCCATGATACCTTGGAGGTGCAGGGCCATTTTAACCCCGGCCGGATTCCCCTCTTCAAAAAGTAAATCCGTCAAGGTCCAAAGTCGATAATGTCCTTCATTGGTTTTCTTGACCTTTCGAGACAGCCCGGCGCGAACCATGTCCGTAAATACTCGAGGAAAGGCCTGGCCCACAACGGAGATTACTCCATGACCACCAGCGAATAACATCAAAGAAGTCAGGGCATCATCACCGCTAATGACCTCAAAGCCTTCGGGTTTTCGGGACAAGATGTCCATGATTTGAATGAGATCTCCACTCGCCTCCTTTACTGCTGCAATATTGGGATGCTCCGCAAGCGTCAAGGTTGTTTCTGCGGTCATGTTGCTCGCTGTCCTGCCCGGTACATTGTACATAATGATGGGCTTTGGTGCATGATCGGCTAAGTAGGTGTAGTGATGAATAATGCCCGCTTGAGTGGGCTTATTGTAGTAAGGACTCACAGATAGAATGGCTGAAATACCATCCCAATCCTGATCGCGCATCTGTCGTTCAAGATCCATCGTGTCGTTACCTCCAACCCCTAAGACAAGGGGAAGTCTGCCGGCATTACTCTCTTTTACACCTTCGAGAACAGCTACCTTTTCGTCTTTGCTGAGCGTAGCGCTTTCGCCCGTGGTCCCCATGACCACGAGGTATTCTACTCCTCCATCAATACAGTGGTTCACCAAGCGATCAAGTGCGGCAAAGTCAATTCGGCGGTCTTTTTTAAATGGCGTAACGAGGGCTACACCTGTTCCTTTCAATTTTTTCATGAAGCTTTATTTTGGGTGGGGTCCATCATGTTCAAGTACTGCTCAGTAATGGCCAAGAAGGATTCAATATCCGTGGAGCGATCTACTTCGAAGCAAAGGTCAAAGGGAACCTCTTCGCCGCATCGTCCAATTTTCATCCGCGCTTTGGATTGCTGCAAGGCGTATCGAATAGGCAGGCGTCCAACTCGGTCGAGATCGATGAGCACGTCAAATTCACTTTCGATAAAGGACTTGACGGAATTGGATACAGGCTGATAAAACCAATTCAGCTCTTTTTGCGAGAAATATTCGTATCGGAGTCCAGATGCTGGGAGCTCCTCTCCTTTCGCGAGTTCCATGAAGCCCAAGGAACGGACTTTGAACCCCGACTTTGCTTTATGTTCCACCCATTGATGAAGCTTGGCCTCTTCTTCGGGTCGATGAAAATACAGGAGTCCGATGGTTGGCTTTTCGCTCCAACGAATATTTTGTGCGCGCTCTCTTTGGACTTCAGCACTCATGCGGCGGAGTTTCCAAAATCCCCAACGCTCCCGAAGTTGTTTGATGAACTTCATGAGCTGGTCATTTCAATGAATTCTTCCTCCGTGATGATGGGGACACCGAGCTTTTCAGCTTTCTCTCGCTTGCTCGGACC from Cryomorphaceae bacterium carries:
- a CDS encoding UDP-2,3-diacylglucosamine diphosphatase, which translates into the protein MKRRKVDVVIISDVHLGTYGCHAKELSHYLKSIRPGKLILNGDIIDIWQFRKRYWPKSHMNVAKQIIGMAAKGVPVYYITGNHDEMLRKFSDFDLGNFHLRDKMILPIGYQKAWIFHGDIFDASIQQAKWLAKMGGWGYDLLILINRLVNYVLEVLGRERMSLSKKIKNSVKRAVSYISDFEETAAELAMDQNYDYVICGHIHQPQMKVVKKKNRRVTYLNSGDWIENLSALEYHHGKWRIYRFEEEFDITKFRSDDPEEESWTQIPDPSELLEKMYLIGHEGDLEE
- a CDS encoding 4-hydroxy-tetrahydrodipicolinate synthase; protein product: MKKLKGTGVALVTPFKKDRRIDFAALDRLVNHCIDGGVEYLVVMGTTGESATLSKDEKVAVLEGVKESNAGRLPLVLGVGGNDTMDLERQMRDQDWDGISAILSVSPYYNKPTQAGIIHHYTYLADHAPKPIIMYNVPGRTASNMTAETTLTLAEHPNIAAVKEASGDLIQIMDILSRKPEGFEVISGDDALTSLMLFAGGHGVISVVGQAFPRVFTDMVRAGLSRKVKKTNEGHYRLWTLTDLLFEEGNPAGVKMALHLQGIMDPHVRPPLMPATTSLKRKIDAAMAEAGLK
- a CDS encoding DNA-directed RNA polymerase subunit omega; this translates as MNYKKTEASKSTETRNPVAMTKGTDNIYESISILAKRANQINSEIKEELLAKLSEFATHTDSLDEVFENKEQIEVSRFYERLPKPTLIAIQEWLEDKIHYRMPEEEEGNA
- the bamD gene encoding outer membrane protein assembly factor BamD, with the translated sequence MLKGVLRLFSFVLITFLLFTGCSEYNKALKSPDLNYKLEVAKKYYDRQDYIRAYPLFEELLNLYRGTAKSQEVYYYYAMTHYGMEDYILAAYHFKNFSTTFPQSEKAEECAYLAAYCYYLDSPRYSLDQSSTNKAINELQLFINTHPGSARVDTATIYIDKLRDKLEQKSFEIGKQYLKIGDYKSAIFALDNTLNDYPDTEYREEALYLQIRANYLLAANSVDYKKEERYENATRAYQNFVRWFPESDWRKDADKLNDKINSDLEEFRNQEQL